DNA from Geobacter sulfurreducens PCA:
CGACCCGGACTCGCAGTACGTCTTCATCGTGGTTACGACTTCCTTGGGCATCTTCTCCAGATCGGCCACCTCATCAAAAGCCACCGCATCCCACAATCCCACAAGCCCCATCTTATTGGTGGATATGTTGAAGAACAGGTTTGCCACGGTCGTCGGGCCGGTCATCAGAATGGCGTAGGGGCTCAACTCCTGATAAGCGTAGGACTTGCCGGTGCCGCGCGGTCCAAGCTCGACAAGGTTGTAGTTGGCCTCGCACAGCGGAATGAGCCGTATCAGAAACAGCAGCTTCAGCCGCCGCGTGAAATGCTCCGGCTCCATGCCGACGCTGCGGATCAGCATATCCACCCACTCTTCGGACGTGAACTGCCGACGTCCTTCTTGGTAAGCGTTTAAGTCGAAGGTGGCCAACTGAATAGGGGTGATGCTTTCAATCCAGAAGGGACTCCGGCGCCCCTTGGCCTCCTCGTCGTACTGGTGCCGGATCTCCATCTGCGCCCAGACACCGCCCATGAGCAGCCGATCGTACTCCCGTATGTAGCGTTCCGGAATATGCAGGTACTTGTGGCCGAAGTTGACGCATTCCGCCCAGTATTTGTCATCCTCTGCAAGGTAGCGGACCTTCACCTTGTCGATAAAGGTATGGCGCCCCTTCTCTCGGACCAGTGCTTGAGCCTTGTTCGCCTCCTCGGGGCGGACAAAATTTTCGGCGAGGGTGTTGTTCACCACCCGAAGTCCCGCTTCCATTGCCGCCTCGTCGTCCGTGGCGCAGTATTTTCCCAGAAGGTATTCGAGGACAAATACCGGCACGTTGGCCCCGACCTTGACCTTGCGCACCAGGTCCTTGCGCACCACCTTGCCGGAGAATACATCGACCAGCTTCTGGTCTAGAACATCGTTCATGGTAACTCCTATATTGCCAGTTCGACCGGCACTCCAGTCAATGAGGCAAGCAGCAGCTGGGACTCACAATCAACGGCACGGATTTCGATATGCTCAAGCTTTTTGGTTTCTGAGATCATAATCGTGACGGAATTGGGCTTCCCATAGTCCACAACTATCTCCCGCGAGCCTTCCTCAAATCCATAGGCAGCCATAGCCGTATGACCAACCTCATCCTTGCCGGAAAGAATTTCCAGACGGACCCGTTTCGCCACGTCCGTGAAAAGCCCTTCCGCCTCCAGACTCACTGTGACTGAGAAGAAGCGATTCGTGATCTTGGGTTTGGCCAGTTGAAGTTTCAGATTAACCGTGATAACAGCAGATCGTTTTGGAGCCTTCGCCGTCAGCCGGCACACCGGGATGATCTGCTCCTGCAAGGACGCGCCGCCGTGGAAATACGAGCAACCGCCACCCGGGACCTTGAAGATTCCCAGGCCCTTGGGAAATGCCAGCTCAAGGGGACCGCCCAGCTCAAGGTCGCTTGCATTGACCCGGAAGAAGCCATCCGCAGCAACGCCACCCTGTCCGATCCAGACCCGGTCATGAAGAGCTATCGTTTTGCCGCCCGGCGGATCCATCTTCAGCCCAGATTCAAGCGCTTCGGCAAAGATGAAGCCATGGTCTGCGGCAATGACAAGTTCCATTATCCCCGCCTGGACAAGGTTACGCAGTCCCCGGCGCAACTTTTCGAGCACCTCGTCCATGTAGAGACGGGTTTCCTCATCTTCCCCCCCCTCTTCACCATGCCGGTCGATCTCCTGAGAGGTCACGATGACCAGTTGTGCCTCTGCCAGCTCCCTTTTCCGTTTCGGCGTCAAGCGCACAATATCGCCGAGCTTGAATACCTTGGTCGGTGAATCACTTTTCTCCTGAAACCAGGTCACGCGGGCCGAACGATCATTCACCGTCTCTCCCTGTACACAGACGCGCATCCGCCCCCCGACAGCTTCGAGCGCGAGCCCGTTCTCAGCTGCGGGAAGAAGGGCTGCCATTCCCACGGAAGTTATGCCGGGCAACTGCCCCAGTGCCGGTTCGAGATGTACCGTAAAATCCGCACTCAGGCCCTCGCAGAGTTCATCGGCCATTTCGTACCGTAGGGCGTCAACCAGAAAATAGGCCACTTTGCCACCATCTTTGAGGAGCGGCGCCACGGCATTCCTGAATGTTTGTGACTGTTGGTCGAATCCCGCAGGGGTAAATCCTTCCCTCTCCAATGCCCCGCTGTACGCTTCCGCCAGCACCGCCAGGGTGTTCGCATACTCGACCCGGCATTGGTGCATCAATTCATCCATGCCAGCATCATCAGTAGAACCGAAGGTTTCGCAGCGGACATAGCGGCTTTCCAGGTGACGCGCATAACGATCCAAGAGCATCCACGGCTCACCATGACGCGTATAAGCCGTTATCAGTTCTTCGGCAGTAAATTTGCGCCGTTTCAGAGCATCGCAAATCAAGCCTGATACTTGGAGCAGCCTGGCCGCCACCTCAACGAGGGACCAACGCAGACTGATTTCGGGATAGACACGGCTCCAGAAAGAGGCTCTGCGCTCCTTGGCCAGAGCCAGCGGCGAGTCTGTGTCCCTCTGGGCCAAGTTGTTTCTTGCGGACAGCAACAGACGGTATTCGATGAAGGGAAATGTTTCGAGACCACGAAGCGCTTCTGTTGGAAAAACCGCCTTATCCAGCTGCGTCATTGCCTGGACGTTTTCGGCAGTCTCGCGGTAGGCTTCTTGGAGATCCAGGCGCTGCCGCCAGACATTCAGAACATGACGGATCGTGTCGAACTGGACTGGTTTCCGGGGGAGAGCAATGGTAGATAACGAGGGAGGAAAACCCTCTTCCGGTAGTCCCTGGATCAACTCGCACAGGAGCAGATGCCGGCGGATGGCCGTTCGCAGTTCCGTCGCCGTTGGTATCAGCTCGACATCCAGCCCAAGCTCTTCGCGGGCCACGACAGCCAGCTCGCTTAGGCTGTGCTTTTTCTCAAGCTTCACATCGAACTCATTCCCGGCCAAGAAGGAAAGGATCACATCCACCGGCGATGCTGCGCCGAATATGAGTTTGAGTGCCCCGGTGGTTACTGTACCCGCCTCCTCGGCCATCTGGTCGAGTTCCGCAAGTGTCAGCAAACCTTCTTCGGTCTGGCGTGCCACATGGGCCGCCTTTTCCGGGGCTACTCCGTTGAAGACCTGTTCAACCAGGCTAGAAAGCCGCGAATTACGATCCGCTGTCGGCGCGCCAGGCTCAACCACCGCTCCGACCGATTCAGCCTCGATGAGGGCAAAACCTGTTTCACTCCGTGACTTCGGGACATAGACAATCAGCTTGGGTGGCACGCCGCAATCGTCCTGGGGGCGGCCGTCTTCGGTGACGAACTCCAGGAACTGCTCCATCCGCTCCCGTAAGGGGAAGAAGCCATTTTCATAACACAGTACGGTCGTCTCCGGAATTTGCAGGCGTTTTGCCAAGCCGTCATAGACCTTCTCCGAGTCGTACCAGACGACGATCCCCCGCTCTTTGACTTGGCGGTTCAGCAATTCACAAACCTTGTCGGAAACCTTACCCATGCTCTCTGCCTCGGCTTACGCCAGCCCGTGGGCGATGGCGAATGACTTGTTCGTCTTGCACTTTTCCCGTACCCGTTCGGGCCAATGGTCCATGGCCTGTTGCGCCCAATCGTATTTCCCTTCGGCAAGCTCCTGCCAAGCCTTCTGAGTCTCCGGCCAGCTCGGCAGAAGAGTATGCAGTGGAGCTGCGTTGAGGAGCACC
Protein-coding regions in this window:
- a CDS encoding PglZ domain-containing protein, yielding MGKVSDKVCELLNRQVKERGIVVWYDSEKVYDGLAKRLQIPETTVLCYENGFFPLRERMEQFLEFVTEDGRPQDDCGVPPKLIVYVPKSRSETGFALIEAESVGAVVEPGAPTADRNSRLSSLVEQVFNGVAPEKAAHVARQTEEGLLTLAELDQMAEEAGTVTTGALKLIFGAASPVDVILSFLAGNEFDVKLEKKHSLSELAVVAREELGLDVELIPTATELRTAIRRHLLLCELIQGLPEEGFPPSLSTIALPRKPVQFDTIRHVLNVWRQRLDLQEAYRETAENVQAMTQLDKAVFPTEALRGLETFPFIEYRLLLSARNNLAQRDTDSPLALAKERRASFWSRVYPEISLRWSLVEVAARLLQVSGLICDALKRRKFTAEELITAYTRHGEPWMLLDRYARHLESRYVRCETFGSTDDAGMDELMHQCRVEYANTLAVLAEAYSGALEREGFTPAGFDQQSQTFRNAVAPLLKDGGKVAYFLVDALRYEMADELCEGLSADFTVHLEPALGQLPGITSVGMAALLPAAENGLALEAVGGRMRVCVQGETVNDRSARVTWFQEKSDSPTKVFKLGDIVRLTPKRKRELAEAQLVIVTSQEIDRHGEEGGEDEETRLYMDEVLEKLRRGLRNLVQAGIMELVIAADHGFIFAEALESGLKMDPPGGKTIALHDRVWIGQGGVAADGFFRVNASDLELGGPLELAFPKGLGIFKVPGGGCSYFHGGASLQEQIIPVCRLTAKAPKRSAVITVNLKLQLAKPKITNRFFSVTVSLEAEGLFTDVAKRVRLEILSGKDEVGHTAMAAYGFEEGSREIVVDYGKPNSVTIMISETKKLEHIEIRAVDCESQLLLASLTGVPVELAI